A genomic segment from Chloroflexi bacterium ADurb.Bin180 encodes:
- a CDS encoding transposase/IS protein → MSTHPLLPKLRRLKLSGILQTLDVRAAQATERQLSPLEFLALLLDDELERRDQQHLLHSLALSGCDSLKTLAQFDFLAAPGINRTLIQDLATCAFVPRHENVLLCGPTGVGKTQPNEHPYSKELCSAGNGHGY, encoded by the coding sequence ATGAGCACCCATCCGCTGCTGCCCAAACTGCGCCGCCTCAAGCTCTCGGGGATACTCCAGACCCTCGATGTGCGGGCGGCCCAGGCGACCGAACGCCAACTCAGCCCCCTGGAGTTCCTGGCCCTGTTGCTGGATGACGAACTGGAGCGCCGCGACCAGCAGCATCTGCTGCACAGCCTGGCGCTCTCCGGTTGCGACAGCCTCAAGACCCTGGCCCAGTTTGACTTCCTCGCTGCTCCGGGGATCAATCGCACCCTGATCCAGGACTTGGCCACCTGCGCCTTCGTCCCCCGCCACGAGAACGTGCTGCTGTGTGGCCCCACCGGGGTGGGCAAAACGCAACCAAACGAACACCCCTATTCGAAAGAGCTTTGCAGCGCCGGAAACGGTCACGGTTACTGA